TTTGGCCGGCCGCCTTCGCCACTGGTGGTCCTCCCGGGATTATAGGATTTCGCCCCTACCCCGGGACTACCGCCGGCCTCCCCCGCCCCCTAGCCGAGGAGTATTCTCCGCAGTCCAACGATTGAATCGCTGGATTTAACGGAGAACTTCCTCGGCCGGCTACGGATGCTTTAGACCCAATAATCGTCCCAACCACTCGGGGAGCTGGTATTACCGCGGCGGCTGACACCAGACTTGCCCCCCCCTTATTCACTCGGCTGGTTAGACCGAGGAAAAGCCATCCTCAGCGGACGGCACTCGGGGTGACCCCGTCACGCTTGCGCGCATTGCGGAGGTTTCGCGCCTGCTGCGCCCCGTAGGGCCTGGACCCTTGTCTCAGGGTCCATCTCCGGGCTACCGCTCTCACGGCCCGTACCGGTTATAGGCCTGGTGGGCCGTTACCCCACCAGCAACCTGATCGGACGCGGCCCTATCCTTGGGCGAAGCTGAAAGCATGGTTTCAACTTCCTTTAGGCAAGAAACCGTTCCAGGTTATCTTGCCTATCGGGGATTAATCCCAGTTTCCCGGGAGTGTCCCCGTCCCAAGGGTAAGTTAGCCACGTGTTACTGAGCCGTGCGCCGCGCCTCACCATAGCTAGAGGCGCAGACTTGCATGGCTTAGTCTCACCCCGATAGCAGTTGGGTCCGCCAGGATCAAGCGGAGTTGAGACGATTATTTTGGGAATACGGCTTATAATAAAGTAAGCTGGAAATTGACGGAGGATGCTGCAAACCTTTTTTGGGTCTAAGCGTGCAAGGAGGGGAAAATTATATTTTACCTCCTGTTTGCTTAAACCCTCATCTTGTACCCGCAATTGGAGGCCAACTCTTCATCCCCGGGTGAAAACACCCTAATTGTCGAGTTGATGCCGCCGCCGGGAAATTGCGGGCGGGTTTCCTAGCTGAACCCAAATAAGTAATTGTACAAAAGGAAATATAAACTTTACTTTAAATAAATATTGTAATAACTACGTTTAATTGTTATCCTTTAGGATTTAAATGCGTATAAAAGTTTAACAGTTTAAAGAGGTAACTTAAGAATAATGTTAAACATATCATTAGGGTTAACTACAAGCATTCCTATTAGAGAAGGTTTAAAGCTTGCGGTATTAGCAGAGAAGATAGGTTTCAAAAGAATTTTTGTTGGAGAAGATATTCTTTCCAAAGATGTTTTCGCTTATATTTCTGTAATTGCATTGGAAACTTCTCGTATTGAGTTAGCTACTGGAATAACAAGCCCTTATTTAAGGCATATAGTTTCATTAGCCTCTAATGCTTTAGCAATTCAAAAGATAAGTAATGGAAGATTTACGCTTGGGTTAGGGCCTGGAGGAATCCCTGAATTAAAAAGATTTCTTGGAAAGAAGCCTGAAAAACCAGTTTTAGTAATGCGGGATGCAACGTTATTAATTAAGAAAATGTTTTCAGGGGAAAGAATAACTTATGACGGCCTCCTTGGAAAAATTGAAGATTTTAAGCTATTTTCAGAAAATGCTCCAATAAAAATTTATTTCGGTGTACGAGGAAGAAAACTTTTAAGATTAGCTAGAGAAGTTGCAGATGGCGTAATTTTCAGTGGACCGAAAAAATATCTTGAAGAGGTTATAAAAATTGTTAATGAAGAAGATTTAGAAGAAACTGAATTCAACAAGATTATTTGGAATTGTTTTTTATTAATTAAAAATAAAAAAGATTTAAAGCTTGGGAAGCGTGTAACAGCCACAATAATTTCAAGTCTATCAAACGAGGAAATTGAGAAAAACTACCCTGAATTAATAGATAAAAGCTTTAGAATTAAAGAAGCTTTTATAAGAGGAGAATATGAAAAAGCGGAAAAACTTATTGATGAAAGCATTATGAAGCAGCTTTGCTTTGCTGGAAAATTAACTGAGATAGAGGAGGATATGGCAAAGCTTGAAAAACTTGGTTTTAAAGAATTTGTTGTAGGGCCACCATTTGGTAAAAAACCTTATGAGACAATTCTAGAGTTAAAAAAGTTGATGAATATTGCTTGAGTTAGGAATTAATTTTAATACAGATTTACCGCTTAACAATATTATTGAAGGTGTTAAAATAGCTGAAGCTTATGGTTATGATTATATATGGGTTGGAGAAGCTTTTCATTATCCTCACCCTATCCCTATTGCAGCTTTAATAAGCAAAGCCACAAAAAGAATAAAAGTTGGCATTATTATTTCACCTAAAGTTAATCGATGCATTCATATAGTTAAATCAATTCAAGTTCTTCAAGAAGTTTATGGAGACAGATATGCGCTTGGATTAATTCCAGGAGATGCTTTAAGGTTAAAGAGATTAGGTTTAAACGCTTCTAACATTTTAAAGGAGATCAAACTGTGCATTAAGAATTTTCCTAGAGAAGATTTAAAAGTTAAATTAAGCCCCAAAGAGCCTGCAATTTATAAGCTTTGCAGATTAACTTCCCTACCGATTTATATAGGCGCTTCTGGGCCGAAAATGATTAATGAAGGAAGCAAAATTGCAGATGGATTGCTTTTAAATTACATCAACCCAGAGTTTATTAAATGGGCTTTAAAATTTATTGATGTAGAAAACTGTTGTATAGCAGCTTTTGGACCGACGTTATTAAAAACAAATAGTGAAAATTTATTAAATGAGTTAAGGGTTTCAGCCGCGGTGGTAGCTGCAGGTGCAAGCAAATCTTTTATTAAAGAATTTAAATTAGAAAAAGAAATAGAAGAAGTTAAAGACGTTTTTGTTAAAGGTGAAGCTAATGCTTTAATAAAGTATGATGAATTTTTATTAAATAAATTTGCAGTTTATGGAGGCTTTCAAGAAGTAAAAAACAAGGTTGAAGAGTTGAAAAGCATAGGTGTAGATCAAGTTATTTTTGGAGCACCTTTATGTAAAAATCTTGAAGCAATTAAAAAACTTGGTAAGCCTTTAAAATTAGATTTATGAGTTTTCTTTAATACAATTATCAATAGTTTGGGTAGTAATGGTTAAAGCAAGCCTCCGCGTAATATCTTTATGATACTCTTGAATCGATTTAACATTTATCCCCCTTTTCTTTATTGTTTCTATCCCTTTAATAGCAGCTAGAGCTCCTGGAATTGTCGTTATATATGGTACATTATAGTCTACAGCCGTCCTCCTAATATAGTAACCATCTGTTTTAGCACCTCCACCGCTTGGAGTATTTATAATTAAATCTATCTCGCCATTTATTATAGCATCTACAACATTAGGTCTTCCTTCACTAACTTTAAGTATTGGCGTAACATTTATCCCATGTTTTTTCAAGTATTCAGCTGTATTGGTTGTTGCTAAAATCTTAAATCCTAACTCCTCAAGTTTTCTAGCTATAGAAGTGATTCTCAGTTTATCTTTATCTTTAACGCTTATAAGCGCTGAACCGTTTGTTGGAAGCTTCATCCCAGCTCCAAGCTCAGCTTTATAATAAGCCATCCCAAAGTCTTCATCTATTCCCATAACTTCTCCTGTAGATCGCATTTCAGGTCCTAAAATTGGATCTGAACCTTGAAGTTTGTTAAAGGGGAATACAGCTTCTTTAACAGCTATATGATTTAACTCAACTTCTTTTAAATTAAATTCTTTAAGTTTTTTTCCAATCATAAGTTTTGCAGCTATTTTCGCTAAAGGAACCCCTGTAGCTTTACTTACGAATGGGACAGTTCTTGAAGCTCTTGGATTGGCTTCTAAAACATATACTACACCGTCTTTTACAGCATATTGAATATTCACTAAACCAACTATTTTTAATGCCAAAGCTATTTTACGGGTGCAATCTTTTATTTTCTCAATTATCTCTTTTGGTAAACTGATTGGGGGGAGAGCGCAAGCTGAATCACCTGAGTGTACACCTGCTTCTTCAATATGTTCCATTACTCCACCTATATAAACTTCTTCATCATCACAAAGCGCATCAACCTCAACTTCAACAGCATCTTCAAGAAACTTATCTATTAAAATAGGTTTATCAGGAGATATAACTGCTGCTTCATTAATGTATTTTTCAAGCTCTTTTTCGCTATAAACAATTTCCATACCTCTACCGCCTAAAACGTAGGATGGCCTTACTAAAACTGGGTAACCTATTTTTTCAGCTATTCTTTTAGCTTCATTAAAATTATAAGCGATTCCATTTATAGGTTGAGGTATACCAAGCTTTTTTAACAATTCAGAAAACCTTTTCCTATCCTCAGCTATATCAGTTGCATCTGAAGATGTGCCTAAAATTTTTACTCCACTACCCTCTAATTGAAGAGAGAGGTTTATCGGCGTTTGACCCCCAAGCTGTATTATAATACCTTCCGGCTCCTCATTTTCAACGATGTTTATAACATCTTCATAAGTTATTGGCTCAAAATAAAGTCTATCAGAAGTATCGTAATCTGTTGAAACTGTTTCAGGATTACAATTAACCATTATTGTTTCGTAGCCTTCCTCTTTAAGAGAGAAAACTCCATGAACACAACAGTAATCAAACTCTATTCCTTGTCCTATTCTATTTGGTCCAGAACCTATAATAACAACTTTTTTCCTCCCACTTTTTTTAGCTTCATTTTCATTTTCATAAGTTGAATAAAAGTATGGTGTTCTGGCTTCAAATTCAGCTGCGCATGTATCAACCATTTTATAAACTGTAGTTATTTTCATTTTTTTTCTAGTTTTTCGCACTTCATCCTCGCTAGTTTTTAAAATAAAAGCTAATTGTTTATCTGAAAAACCAAGTTTTTTTGCTTCTTTAAGCATTTGGGAGGGAATCGTGTTTAACGTAAATTTTTTTAATTCTTCCTCAAAATCAATTATTCTTTTTATTTTATTTATAAACCATGGATCAATTTTCGTAAGCGAGGAAACTTCTTCAATTGAAAAACCTTTCTTTAAAGCATATCTTATGTAAAATATTCTTTCATAAGTTGGAAACTTTAAGTTTTGAATTATCTCGTTGATGCTTGGTTCAAAATCTTTTCCATCGCATCCAAGTCCAAATCTTCCGATTTCAAGGCTTCGCAAAGCTTTTTGTAAAGCTTCTTCAAAAGTTCTTCCTATCGCCATAACTTCTCCAACAGATTTCATTTGGCTAGTTAAGGTTTTATCTGCTTTAGGAAATTTTTCAAAAGCAAATCTTGGAATCTTAACAACAACATAATCTATTGTAGGTTCAAAAGAGGCTAAAGTTTCTCCAGTAATATCGTTAGGTATTTCATCAAGCGTATACCCAATCGCAAGTTTAGCAGCTATTTTAGCTATTGGAAAACCTGTTGCTTTAGAAGCTAAAGCTGAAGATCTTGAAACTCTAGGATTCATTTCTATAACTACAAACCTTCCATTTTCAGGGTTAACAGCAAATTGAATGTTTGAACCTCCTGTTTCAACACCTATTTCTCTAATTATATTAATAGCTGCATTTCTAAGTTTTTGATATTCTCTATCTGTTAGAGTTTGAGCTGGAGCTACAGTTATGCTGTCTCCTGTATGAATGCCCATAGAATCAAAGTTTTCTATTGGACATATTATTACCACATTATCAGCAAGATCTCTCATGACTTCAAGTTCATACTCTTTCCAGCCGATGACACTTTCTTCAACTAAGATTTGATGGATCATACTGGCGTTAAGTCCACGTTGAGCAAGCATTTTCAATTCTTCACGGTTGTAAGCGATTCCACCACCAGTCCCACCAAGCGTGAAAGCAGGTCTAATAATAACAGGGTAACCAAGTCTTTCACCAACTTTAAGCGCATCTTCAACAGAATTAACAGTAGCGCTTTCTGGAACTTCTAAACCTATTTTTTGTATAGATTTTTTGAAAAGCTCTCTATCCTCTGCTTTTTTAATAGCATCAACCTTCGCTCCTATAAGCTCTACTTTATATTTTTCAAGAACTCCATTTTCATAAAGTTGAGTTGCTAAATTTAACCCCACTTGTCCTCCAAGTGTTGGAAGCAAAGCATCCGGTCTTTCTTTTTCAATAATCTTTTCTAAAACCTCTGCTACTAAGGGCTCGATATAAATTTTATCAGCCATATTAGGGTCAGTCATTATTGTAGCAGGATTAGAATTTACCAAGATAACTTGGTAACCTTCAGCCTTTAAAGCTTTACAAGCTTGGCTTCCTGAATAATCAAATTCAGCTGCTTGACCAATTATTATCGGCCCAGAACCTATTATAAGAATTTTATGAATATCCTCTCTTTTAGGCAAAAATAAGTTCACCCACCTAACAATTTTAAGAATTCATCAAAAAAGAAGAACGTATCATGAGGCCCAGGACTGGCTTCAGGGTGATATTGAACAGAAAATATTGGAAGCTCTTTATGTCTAACACCTTCAACAGTTCCATCATTCAAGTTTATTTGAGTAACTTCTAAACCTGTTTTTTTAAGAGATTCTTTATCAACAGCAAAGCCATGATTTTGGCTGGAAATAAAAACTCTACCTGATTCAAAATCTTTTACAGGTTGATTTGAGCCTCTATGACCAAACTTCAACTTAAAGGTTTTAGCGCCTAAAGCTAAGCATATAAGCTGGTGCCCTAAACAAATTCCAGATATAGGCATTTTTCCAGCGAGTTTTTTAATAATTTCAATTGCAGGTTTAACTCTAACAGGATCTCCAGGTCCATTAGAAAGAAATATAGCATCAGGCTTTAATTCTATAATTTTCTTAACTGGATAATTAAACGGCGCTATGTAAAGATTTATTTTTCTTTTTAAAAGTTGGTTTATCATACTTCTTTTTACGCCGCAATCAACTAAAACAATGGAATGCTTCCCATTAACGTTATATTCAGTCAAATTTTTAATGCATACTTTTTCAACAAGATCTTTTTCAGAAATGTGGGGTTGCTCTTTAGCTTTTTTAATCAACTCTTCATCTGTTAACTTTGATTCTCCTTCAAAAGTAGTTAAAACAGCTTTCATGGTTCCATATACTCTAACCTTTTTCGTTAGCATTCTAGTATCAACATTTTCAATACCAGGTTTTTCGTTTTCAATTAAAAAATCTTCAAGAGTTTTCTCCATTCGCCAATTGCTTGGTTTTTTACATAATTCTTTAACAACAAAACCTTCAACCTGAATTTTACCACTTTCATAATCTTCGCTAGTTACACCATAATTTCCAATTAAGGGGTAAGTCATCATTAAAATTTGACCGGCATAAGATGGATCTGTTAAAGCTTCCACATAACCGGTCATAGAAGTGTTAAAAACAAGTTCTCCTTCAACAGTTTTTTCAACACCAAATCCTTTTCCTTTAACAACCGTTCCATCTTCTAACGCTAAAACCGCATTCATGAAACATCAAAATAATTATTAACAGCTTGCTTATAAACTTTATTTAAGTGGATAAAGCATTAACCGATTTTAAATTAAAAAATAACTGCAACCGGTTTAACTATTAAGTTAAAGAATCTTTTCTAGAGCTTTTTTAATCAGCTATTTAGTTGTTGTGAATTAACTTTATTAAAAAGAAGCGAATTTCATTTAATTTTATCGTTGTGATAATATAGTTTTGCAATTTTACTTATACATTAAAATCGTAATTGTTATAAATGAATATACGTTTTAAGCATTATGCTCATCCAATAACAGCTGTTGCTTAAACGCTATAACCAATCCTCATAAATAATCATTTTTATTTTAAAAGCTTGTATAATTAAAAGTTTAAACATATATCGCAACTATTTTTGCTAGAAGAAAAAATTATTTATTGCATTAAATTTATAAATTTACTTTTGCAAATTATAATTTATTTTTTAGGTTTCTAAACAAAATATAGTTATGCAAGATTTAATTGAATGTAATAAGTTTAACGTTAGAAAGGACGTGTTAAAATGGTTTTATGGAACATAGTTTTAAGCGGTTATCCAGGTTGCGGAAAAACAACTTTAGCTATAAAATTAATAATGGAGAAACCTCGCTTCATGAGAGTTAGCAGCGACGATCTTAGAGCTATGTTATTTAACAAAGTTTTTCCATGCGAAGATGAAGAGCTTGTTTATTCAATTATAGGGGATATTAGAGATACAGCTTTAGAAAGGCATTATAATGTGGTTATTGATACAACTTCTCCAAATAATATTTCTAGAGAGTTTTTGTTAAAAACTAAAGTTAAATCAGTAAATAGTTTGCTGGTGGTTTTTGATGTTAAAAGAGAAATATTAATTGAAAGAAATAAATTAAAAAAACAAGATGATGCTGTAGAAATATGGGATCGTTATTGGGAGCCACCCAGCAATAATTTTCCAATGATAAAATTTAAAAACAATAATGAAGAAGAATTTAATTTAAGCTATGATTATTTAAGCGAGTTGCTTGAGGGTAAGATTTATCCATTTAAAGAAAGAGGGTTCCCCCATATATTTCCCCTACGTAAAATTCTTGGGAAGTAAAATTTTCCAGCATTAACGATAAATTTCTTGTTCTGCAAAGTTTTCACCGTTAATTTTATATATTCTATAACATTAAAGATTAAGACTATTTATAAGCTGCATGAGAAGAGTGGTGGATACGCTTCATCATATATTGAAAACACCGCTTATAGATTTGCATGTGCATACAAAATTTTCAGATGGAGAATGCAACATAGAGAACGTGTATAACACATTTAAATCCCGCCCCTTCTTTATTCTAGGCGTAGCTGATCATTACTCAAGTAGTAGATACTTACCTTTCAGAATGGAAAGAAAAAATTTACCTAATTATTTATTAACTTTAGATAGATTCGGTTTAAGGCGAGGAATTGAAGCTGATATTTTTGAAGATGGTAATTTAAGCATTAATCTATCAGAAAAAAATATGTTTGAATATGTTCTTGCAGGTTTACATAGAATTTACGGCGTATCATTATGGGATGAGGAATGGCCTGCATGGAATTTAAAGCAGATAGCTGAGTTGATTAGAGTTGCGTTAATAAAAGCTATTGAATCTAAAATTGTTGATGTAATAGTTCACCCTACATGGTTTCCTAAAAAAGTTAGAAATAAAATTGAGGATTTTATCTCAAAAGATTGGAGTGAAAGTATAGTTTTAGCAGCTGCCACAAATAATGTAGCTGTAGAAATCAGTGGAGCATGGCATGTTCCAAACAAAGATTTTATTAAAATCTGCCTTAAACATGGCGTGAAGATAGCTTTAGGAAGCGATGCTCATTTTGAAGGCGAAATTGGAGAGTTAACTTACCCTTTTTTAATATTGAATGAGTTAAATGCGACTATGGAGGATTTATTTATTCCTAAGACTAATCCTCTTAAAATTGAATTAGAATCTAGCAGCATTAAAGGAAAATCATTAATTAACGGTTTAACCATTATGTTTAAATCGTTTAATATATTTAGAAGGAATAAAACTTAAGTTAAATGCTTAAAGAGTAATATTAAGGCATGAACTCAGATTTTATAGAGTTAATAAAATCTAGAAGAAGCGTTAGAAAATATCAAGATAAACCTGTTCCAAATGAGTTTTTGCAAAAATTGCTTGAAGCAGCTCATTGGGCTCCATCCGCACATAACAGTCAGCCTTGGGAATTTGTAATTCTTAGGGATAAAGAGGTAAAAAGAAAAGTTGCTGAAGCATCCGCTTGGGGAAAGTTTCTTTCTAAAAGTCCATTAGGAATAGCAATTGTTATTAATCCTAATAAATCAAATCATCCTGTTGAGGATGGAGCGGCAGCAACTCAAAATATTCTTTTAGCGGCTCATGCGCTTGGTTTGGGAGCTTGCTGGATAGGTTCTTACGGTTCTCCTTGGGAGGAGAAAGCTAAAGAAATTTTAGGAATACCTAAAGAGCTTAGGCTTTTATCCATAGTAGCGGTTGGTTATCCTGCTGAAAAACCTTTAAGCATAAGAAAGAACTTGGAAAAATTGGTTTATATAGATAAATATGGGGTTTACGCAAAATAACTCTCTTTAATTTTCTGCAGGATGAGTCTCATATAATTCTTTTCTTCTAGCTTCAAGCATTATTAAAGGTACCTTTTCAAATTCAGCTGCTGTCTCTATTTTAACACCTTTTTTCTCAGCTGTTTTAAAAACTTCGCTTAACTTTTCTTTCCACTCAATATCTCTTAAAAGATGATGATCAATTATTAAGGTTTCAAGAGAGCCATTAAAAAGCGTTTTTTCAATATTTTTAATTGATTCCTCAAAGCTTTTGAAGCTGAATCTATAGCCAAGCATATAAGTCATGGGACCGTCTAAATAAACTATTTTAGGTTTATTTTCAATTATAAAGTTTAATTGATCTTTAAGACTTGCACCTTCAACATCAGATGTGAAAAGAAAGCTGTCTTCATAATCTTTTATTAAAACTTCAGTTACATAACCTAACTTTTCATTTGTCCCATGATAAACTGGATTAGAAAATTTTATTTTTACATCACTAAAGGAATACTCTTTACCATCTGAATAATCTATAGTTTTTGAAAGATTTTTTATAGCTTCAAGAAAGAAAGCAGCTCTTCTCTTTTGGCTAATGTTTATCTTATTTTTAGGATCCTTAACTAAAACTACTTTATCTTTATAAATTTCTAAATTTTCCCAGGGAGAATGATGATCGTAATGGTAGTGAGTCACTATTATAACTTCAGCTTTTTTAGCATATTTAATAACTTTACTCCAATGCTCATTTAATTTATTCAACTCTAAAGGATGCGGGGGGAGACCATAACGGCTAG
This window of the Candidatus Bathyarchaeota archaeon genome carries:
- a CDS encoding LLM class flavin-dependent oxidoreductase gives rise to the protein MLELGINFNTDLPLNNIIEGVKIAEAYGYDYIWVGEAFHYPHPIPIAALISKATKRIKVGIIISPKVNRCIHIVKSIQVLQEVYGDRYALGLIPGDALRLKRLGLNASNILKEIKLCIKNFPREDLKVKLSPKEPAIYKLCRLTSLPIYIGASGPKMINEGSKIADGLLLNYINPEFIKWALKFIDVENCCIAAFGPTLLKTNSENLLNELRVSAAVVAAGASKSFIKEFKLEKEIEEVKDVFVKGEANALIKYDEFLLNKFAVYGGFQEVKNKVEELKSIGVDQVIFGAPLCKNLEAIKKLGKPLKLDL
- a CDS encoding nitroreductase family protein, which gives rise to MNSDFIELIKSRRSVRKYQDKPVPNEFLQKLLEAAHWAPSAHNSQPWEFVILRDKEVKRKVAEASAWGKFLSKSPLGIAIVINPNKSNHPVEDGAAATQNILLAAHALGLGACWIGSYGSPWEEKAKEILGIPKELRLLSIVAVGYPAEKPLSIRKNLEKLVYIDKYGVYAK
- a CDS encoding ATP-binding protein encodes the protein MVLWNIVLSGYPGCGKTTLAIKLIMEKPRFMRVSSDDLRAMLFNKVFPCEDEELVYSIIGDIRDTALERHYNVVIDTTSPNNISREFLLKTKVKSVNSLLVVFDVKREILIERNKLKKQDDAVEIWDRYWEPPSNNFPMIKFKNNNEEEFNLSYDYLSELLEGKIYPFKERGFPHIFPLRKILGK
- the carB gene encoding carbamoyl-phosphate synthase large subunit is translated as MPKREDIHKILIIGSGPIIIGQAAEFDYSGSQACKALKAEGYQVILVNSNPATIMTDPNMADKIYIEPLVAEVLEKIIEKERPDALLPTLGGQVGLNLATQLYENGVLEKYKVELIGAKVDAIKKAEDRELFKKSIQKIGLEVPESATVNSVEDALKVGERLGYPVIIRPAFTLGGTGGGIAYNREELKMLAQRGLNASMIHQILVEESVIGWKEYELEVMRDLADNVVIICPIENFDSMGIHTGDSITVAPAQTLTDREYQKLRNAAINIIREIGVETGGSNIQFAVNPENGRFVVIEMNPRVSRSSALASKATGFPIAKIAAKLAIGYTLDEIPNDITGETLASFEPTIDYVVVKIPRFAFEKFPKADKTLTSQMKSVGEVMAIGRTFEEALQKALRSLEIGRFGLGCDGKDFEPSINEIIQNLKFPTYERIFYIRYALKKGFSIEEVSSLTKIDPWFINKIKRIIDFEEELKKFTLNTIPSQMLKEAKKLGFSDKQLAFILKTSEDEVRKTRKKMKITTVYKMVDTCAAEFEARTPYFYSTYENENEAKKSGRKKVVIIGSGPNRIGQGIEFDYCCVHGVFSLKEEGYETIMVNCNPETVSTDYDTSDRLYFEPITYEDVINIVENEEPEGIIIQLGGQTPINLSLQLEGSGVKILGTSSDATDIAEDRKRFSELLKKLGIPQPINGIAYNFNEAKRIAEKIGYPVLVRPSYVLGGRGMEIVYSEKELEKYINEAAVISPDKPILIDKFLEDAVEVEVDALCDDEEVYIGGVMEHIEEAGVHSGDSACALPPISLPKEIIEKIKDCTRKIALALKIVGLVNIQYAVKDGVVYVLEANPRASRTVPFVSKATGVPLAKIAAKLMIGKKLKEFNLKEVELNHIAVKEAVFPFNKLQGSDPILGPEMRSTGEVMGIDEDFGMAYYKAELGAGMKLPTNGSALISVKDKDKLRITSIARKLEELGFKILATTNTAEYLKKHGINVTPILKVSEGRPNVVDAIINGEIDLIINTPSGGGAKTDGYYIRRTAVDYNVPYITTIPGALAAIKGIETIKKRGINVKSIQEYHKDITRRLALTITTQTIDNCIKENS
- a CDS encoding LLM class flavin-dependent oxidoreductase, which translates into the protein MLNISLGLTTSIPIREGLKLAVLAEKIGFKRIFVGEDILSKDVFAYISVIALETSRIELATGITSPYLRHIVSLASNALAIQKISNGRFTLGLGPGGIPELKRFLGKKPEKPVLVMRDATLLIKKMFSGERITYDGLLGKIEDFKLFSENAPIKIYFGVRGRKLLRLAREVADGVIFSGPKKYLEEVIKIVNEEDLEETEFNKIIWNCFLLIKNKKDLKLGKRVTATIISSLSNEEIEKNYPELIDKSFRIKEAFIRGEYEKAEKLIDESIMKQLCFAGKLTEIEEDMAKLEKLGFKEFVVGPPFGKKPYETILELKKLMNIA
- the carA gene encoding glutamine-hydrolyzing carbamoyl-phosphate synthase small subunit, which encodes MNAVLALEDGTVVKGKGFGVEKTVEGELVFNTSMTGYVEALTDPSYAGQILMMTYPLIGNYGVTSEDYESGKIQVEGFVVKELCKKPSNWRMEKTLEDFLIENEKPGIENVDTRMLTKKVRVYGTMKAVLTTFEGESKLTDEELIKKAKEQPHISEKDLVEKVCIKNLTEYNVNGKHSIVLVDCGVKRSMINQLLKRKINLYIAPFNYPVKKIIELKPDAIFLSNGPGDPVRVKPAIEIIKKLAGKMPISGICLGHQLICLALGAKTFKLKFGHRGSNQPVKDFESGRVFISSQNHGFAVDKESLKKTGLEVTQINLNDGTVEGVRHKELPIFSVQYHPEASPGPHDTFFFFDEFLKLLGG